A single window of Aquarana catesbeiana isolate 2022-GZ linkage group LG10, ASM4218655v1, whole genome shotgun sequence DNA harbors:
- the LOC141110573 gene encoding fish-egg lectin-like, translated as MLFAVSLLLLCTGISASGDFQCTLIPGKLKQIDAGAGEVYGVNDDDDIFQWVDNNWTQIPGKLIHVSVGPAGVWGVNRANVIYKFQDNDWMSVPGLLKQVDAGGDKFLGGVNAQDNIYCLRKSCTVSRSSVVHFTPLDGALIYYSCGPVGCWGVNRGNNIYFRHNVKPTSCHGSRWQQIDGALTMIEVGSDGSVYGVNSAGSVYRRDGISHRTPTGTSWTQLDFCATFKHVTYDNGYLWLLNPTGDIYQCVETSD; from the exons ATGTTGTTTGCTGTGAGCCTCCTCCTGCTGTGTACTGGAATCTCTGCCTCTGGAG ATTTTCAGTGTACATTAATACCGGGAAAATTGAAACAGATTGATGCAGGTGCTGGTGAAGTGTATGGTGTGAACGATGATGATGACATTTTCCAATGGGTAGACAATAACTGGACACAAATTCCTGGGAAGCTCATCCATGTTTCTGTTGGACCTGCTGGAGTTTGGGGTGTGAACAGAGCCAACGTCATCTATAAATTTCAAGACAATGACTGGATGTCTGTACCAG GGCTCTTGAAGCAGGTAGATGCTGGTGGTGATAAGTTCTTGGGAGGAGTGAACGCACAAGACAACATTTATTGCTTGAGAAAGAGTTGCACAGTTTCAAGATCTTCTGTCGTACACTTCACCCCACTGGATGGGGCACTGATTTACTACAGTTGTGGGCCGGTGGGCTGCTGGGGAGTGAACAGAGGCAACAATATTTACTTCCGCCACAATGTCAAACCAACATCCTGCCATGGAAGCCGATGGCAGCAGATTGATGGCGCTCTGACGATGATAGAGGTTGGCTCAGATGGTTCTGTGTATGGAGTCAACTCAGCAGGCAGTGTGTACAGAAG GGATGGAATCAGTCATAGAACCCCAACCGGAACATCCTGGACCCAGCTAGACTTCTGCGCCACTTTCAAACACGTCACTTATGACAATGGCTATCTGTGGCTTCTCAACCCAACTGGTGACATCTATCAATGTGTAGAAACAAGTGACTGA